In candidate division KSB1 bacterium, a genomic segment contains:
- a CDS encoding flavodoxin domain-containing protein, translating into MKVLIVYGSKYGATAAIAQRIAGVLAEEGLQVAVLRADGVKDLRPYGAAIVGSAVYAGQWRKEVVSFVRAHAEELSHIPVWCFSSGPLGSGDPVELLHGWRIPKALESTLQRVRPRGIAVFHGALDVTKLNWFERAIVRLLKSPRGDFRDWEAIAAWARDIALALKG; encoded by the coding sequence ATGAAAGTGCTGATTGTCTACGGAAGCAAGTACGGAGCAACTGCCGCAATCGCCCAAAGGATAGCCGGCGTGCTGGCGGAGGAAGGCCTGCAGGTGGCAGTGCTCCGGGCCGATGGAGTTAAAGACCTCCGCCCCTACGGCGCAGCAATCGTGGGCAGCGCCGTCTACGCGGGACAATGGCGCAAAGAGGTGGTTTCCTTCGTCCGCGCCCACGCTGAAGAGCTCTCGCACATACCCGTGTGGTGCTTCTCCAGCGGCCCTTTGGGCAGTGGTGACCCAGTGGAACTCTTGCACGGCTGGCGCATACCGAAGGCTCTTGAGTCGACCCTGCAAAGAGTGAGGCCCCGTGGCATAGCCGTGTTCCACGGGGCCCTGGATGTAACCAAACTCAACTGGTTTGAACGAGCCATCGTCCGCCTTCTGAAAAGCCCGCGCGGGGACTTTCGCGACTGGGAGGCCATTGCCGCCTGGGCCCGGGATATTGCGCTCGCCCTCAAAGGGTAA